The sequence below is a genomic window from bacterium.
CACCTCTACGTCATCTCCATCGCGCTGACGCTGGTGGTCCTGCTGCTCTGGAGGCTGTCGTGAGCGGCTACGCCGGACTCCTCGCCGCGCTGCTCCTGGCGCCCCTGCTGCCCGGGGTGATCAACCGGACGAAGTCGTTCTTCGCCGGCCGCCGCGGCCCGCCGCTGCTGCAAGCCTACTTCGACCTGGCCAAGCTCCTGCGCAAGGGCGCGGTCTACAGCACGACGACGACCTGGCTGTTCCGGGCCGGGCCGGTCGTCGGGCTCGCGGCCATGCTCGTGGCCAGCGCGCTCGCGCCGTTCGGGGGCGTCAGCGCCCCGCTGGCCTTCGCGGGCGACTTCCTGTTCTTCGCCGGGCTGCTGGGCGTGACCCGCTTCATGACGATGCTGGCCGCGCTCGACACCGGCTCGAGCTTCGAGGGGATGGGGGCCAGCCGCGAGGCGCAGTTCGCCGCGCTGGCGGAGCCGGCCTTCCTGCTCGGGCTGACGGCCGTCGCCTGGAAGACCGGCGGGCTCTCGCTGTCGGGCATGCTCGGGACCAACTCGTTCGCGACCTGGAGCGGGGCCGCGGCGCCGCTGGCGCTGGTCTGCGTGTCGCTGCTGGTCGTCTTCCTGGCGGAGAACGCGCGCATCCCGGTGGACGACCCCAACACCCACCTCGAGCTGACGATGATCCACGAGGTCATGGTCCTCGACCACGGCGGCCCCGACCTCGCCCTGATCCAGTACGCGGCCGCGCTGAAGCTGTGGGTGCTCGGGTCGCTCGTCGTGGGCATCGCGCTGCCCGTGCGCAGCCTGGCGCACGGCTGGGCGTTCGCGGCCTCGGTGGCGGGCATGCTCGGGCTCTGCGTGGTCGTGGGCGTCGTGGAGTCGTGCCTGGCGCGGCTGCGGCTGACCCGGGTGCCCCAACTGCTGCTGGGAGCGGGCGTGCTGTCGCTCCTGGCGCTCTTCATCGGACTGAAATGAACAGCTGGATCGACGCGGACCTGGTGCTGATCACGCTGACGAGCCTCGTGCTCCTCGGCGCGAGCCGGCTGGGCACGAGCATCCGCATGGTGGCCCTGCAGGGGATCCTGCTGAGCCCGTTGCCGCTGCTCCTCGCGGGGCAATCCGGCTTCGGGCCGCGCGCCGCCATGCTGGCGGTCGCGACCGTGCTGATCAAGGGCCTCGGCTTCCCGTGGCTGATGGCCCGGGCCGTCCGCGGCGGCTCGCAGAGGCGGGAGATGGACCCGCGCATCGGCTACAACGCCTCGCTGCTGGCGGGGGTGCTGCTGATGGTCGTCGCGTTCCTGCTGAGCAGCCGTCTGCCGCTGCCGCCCGGGGAGGGGACCCCGCTCGTGCTGCCCGCGGCGCTGTTCAACATCCTGGCCGGGATGTTCGTCATCGCGAGCCGGCGCCAGGCGATCACGCAGGTGCTCGGCTACCTCGTGATGGAGAACGGCATCTACGTGTTCGGCGTCGGGATCGCCAGCCACCAGCCGCTGCTGGTCGAGCTGGGCATCCTGCTCGACGTGTTCGCCGCCGTGTTCGTCATGGGCATCGTCATCTTCCACATGGGCCGCGAGCTCGACCACACCGACACCGACCGCATGACCCTGCTCAACGACTGGGAGAAGGAGTGACGGCCTCGTGATCGGCACCCTCATCATCGTCCCGGCGCTCGCCGGCGCGCTCAGCTTCGGGCTGCGGTCCAACCGCGCCCGCCGCGCGTTGCTCGTCGCGACGGCCGCGACCCACGCGGCGCTGGCCGTCGCCGCCTGGCGCGGCTCGCCCGAGCCGACCCTCTACGACTGGCTGGCGCTGGACGACCTCGGGCGCCTCTTCCTCGGCCTCACCAGCCTGCTGTTCCTGGTCACGGCCGTGTACGCCGTCGGCTACCTCGCCCGCGAGAAGGGCCGGACCGCCGGCGACCGCGGGGAGGATTTCCTGTTCCGGAACATCCCCGAGGCGGTGTTCACCGGCTGCCTGCTGCTCTTCCTGTCCGCGATGACGCTCGTGATCACGAGCCGCCACCTCGGGCTGCTCTGGGCGGGCGTCGAGGCGACCACGCTCGCGAGCGCGCCGCTCATCCACTTCCACCGCCACCGGCGCTCGCTGGAGGCGACCTGGAAGTACCTGGTCCTCTGCTCGCTCGGCATCGCGGTGGCGCTGCTGGGGAGCTTTTTCCTCTCGGTCGCGCTGCGGGAGACCTCGTCGTCGTCGTCGCTCGTGCTCGACGACCTGCTGCGCCGGGCGCCGGCGGCCGACGTGCCCTGGCTGCGCGCCGCGTTCATCTGCCTGCTCGTCGGCTACGGCACCAAGATGGGCCTGGCGCCGCTGCACAACTGGCTGCCGGACGCCCACAGCGAGGCCCCGTCGGTCGTCTCCGCGCTGCTGTCGGGCGCGCTGCTGAACTGCGCCTTCCTGGCCATCCTGCGCGTGCTGCAGGTCTGCCTGGCGGCCGGGCAGGGCGAGTTCGCGCGCGAGATGCTGCTGTGGTTCGGCCTGTTCTCGATGGCCACGGCGGCCGTGTTCCTGGTGCGCCAGCCCGACTACAAGCGCCTGCTGGCCTACTCGAGCGTCGAGCACATGGGCATCCTGGCCGTCGGCGTCGGGCTCGGCGGGCTCGGCAACTACGGCGCGCTGCTCCACGCCGTCAGCCACTCGCTCACCAAGGGGATGCTGTTCCTCGTCGCCGGGAACATCCTGACCGCCTACCAGACCAAGGCGGCCGGCGAGGTGCGCGGCCTCCTGCGCGGGCTGCCGGCCTCGGGGATCCTCTGGACGGCCGGCTTCCTCGCCATCGCGGGCTCGCCGCCGTTCGGCACCTTCCTGAGCGAGTTCACGATCGTCCGCGCGGCGCTGGGCCTGGGCCGGCCGGTCGTGGCGGGCGCGATGCTGCTGCTGCTCGGGGTGATCTTCGCCGGCATGTCGCGGACGATGCTGGCGATGGCACACGGCGAAGCGGCGACGAAGCATCCCGCGGAGCCGTTCCTGGCCGTGGCCCCCCCCGTCGTCCTGGCGGCGCTGGTCCTGCTGCTCGGCCTCTTCATCCCGCCACCGCTTGAGACGACGCTGCGCCTGGCCGCCCGCGCCCTAGGGGTGCCGTCATGATATGGGGTGCCGTCATGATGGGGGTGCCCTCA
It includes:
- a CDS encoding NADH-quinone oxidoreductase subunit H, translated to MSGYAGLLAALLLAPLLPGVINRTKSFFAGRRGPPLLQAYFDLAKLLRKGAVYSTTTTWLFRAGPVVGLAAMLVASALAPFGGVSAPLAFAGDFLFFAGLLGVTRFMTMLAALDTGSSFEGMGASREAQFAALAEPAFLLGLTAVAWKTGGLSLSGMLGTNSFATWSGAAAPLALVCVSLLVVFLAENARIPVDDPNTHLELTMIHEVMVLDHGGPDLALIQYAAALKLWVLGSLVVGIALPVRSLAHGWAFAASVAGMLGLCVVVGVVESCLARLRLTRVPQLLLGAGVLSLLALFIGLK
- a CDS encoding hydrogenase, yielding MNSWIDADLVLITLTSLVLLGASRLGTSIRMVALQGILLSPLPLLLAGQSGFGPRAAMLAVATVLIKGLGFPWLMARAVRGGSQRREMDPRIGYNASLLAGVLLMVVAFLLSSRLPLPPGEGTPLVLPAALFNILAGMFVIASRRQAITQVLGYLVMENGIYVFGVGIASHQPLLVELGILLDVFAAVFVMGIVIFHMGRELDHTDTDRMTLLNDWEKE
- a CDS encoding proton-conducting transporter membrane subunit is translated as MIGTLIIVPALAGALSFGLRSNRARRALLVATAATHAALAVAAWRGSPEPTLYDWLALDDLGRLFLGLTSLLFLVTAVYAVGYLAREKGRTAGDRGEDFLFRNIPEAVFTGCLLLFLSAMTLVITSRHLGLLWAGVEATTLASAPLIHFHRHRRSLEATWKYLVLCSLGIAVALLGSFFLSVALRETSSSSSLVLDDLLRRAPAADVPWLRAAFICLLVGYGTKMGLAPLHNWLPDAHSEAPSVVSALLSGALLNCAFLAILRVLQVCLAAGQGEFAREMLLWFGLFSMATAAVFLVRQPDYKRLLAYSSVEHMGILAVGVGLGGLGNYGALLHAVSHSLTKGMLFLVAGNILTAYQTKAAGEVRGLLRGLPASGILWTAGFLAIAGSPPFGTFLSEFTIVRAALGLGRPVVAGAMLLLLGVIFAGMSRTMLAMAHGEAATKHPAEPFLAVAPPVVLAALVLLLGLFIPPPLETTLRLAARALGVPS